A single Lysinibacter sp. HNR DNA region contains:
- a CDS encoding NADPH-dependent FMN reductase, whose protein sequence is MREITVGYVVGSLSRESINRKYLNTLIQRADTDTKFTEILIADLPVFNRDMESHLPQSVVDMKAQIAEVDALLFVTPEHNRSIPAALKNAIDFGSRPPGSNVWNGKPAGIIGVTRGAIGTAVAQSHLRSILPVLGVRLLGHPEMYVRIGEEAYDSEGHLNESHAKRADRFLENFSAFVRREIR, encoded by the coding sequence ATGCGGGAAATTACTGTTGGGTATGTGGTTGGAAGTCTATCGAGGGAGTCTATCAATAGAAAATACCTCAACACCCTGATTCAACGCGCGGACACGGACACCAAGTTCACCGAGATTCTCATAGCTGACCTACCCGTTTTTAACCGAGATATGGAGTCTCATCTTCCCCAGTCCGTTGTGGACATGAAAGCCCAGATCGCCGAGGTGGATGCCCTGCTTTTTGTTACCCCGGAACACAATCGCAGTATTCCGGCTGCACTAAAAAATGCTATCGATTTTGGTAGCAGACCTCCCGGCAGCAACGTTTGGAATGGAAAGCCTGCGGGGATTATTGGGGTTACCCGGGGTGCGATTGGCACGGCGGTTGCCCAATCTCACCTGCGCTCTATACTGCCAGTCCTGGGGGTGAGGCTGCTGGGGCATCCGGAAATGTACGTGAGAATTGGTGAGGAAGCCTATGACTCGGAAGGACATCTGAATGAGTCGCATGCAAAAAGAGCCGATAGGTTCCTCGAGAACTTTAGTGCGTTTGTGCGTCGTGAGATTCGCTGA
- a CDS encoding pyrimidine dimer DNA glycosylase/endonuclease V, giving the protein MRIWSLDPSYLDRIGLIACWRETLLAQKVLMGQTKGYTRHPQLERFREAKDPERAIATYLHLLSKEATARGYSFNGSLILNPPDPELRIPVTQGQLWYEFEWLLTKLDVRSPERAKNLRAVHDTETVPMEAAVFSVVPGPIANWEIVAP; this is encoded by the coding sequence ATGCGAATCTGGAGCCTTGACCCCTCGTATCTCGACAGGATTGGTCTTATCGCGTGCTGGCGCGAAACCCTCTTAGCTCAAAAAGTTTTAATGGGACAGACCAAGGGTTACACCCGGCACCCTCAGCTAGAGCGGTTTCGTGAGGCAAAAGACCCCGAACGCGCAATTGCAACCTACCTGCATCTGCTCTCCAAGGAGGCAACCGCGCGCGGCTACTCGTTCAACGGGTCCCTCATACTCAACCCCCCGGATCCCGAGTTACGCATTCCGGTTACGCAGGGTCAACTCTGGTACGAGTTTGAGTGGCTCCTCACCAAGCTAGACGTTCGCAGCCCGGAACGAGCAAAGAATCTCCGAGCGGTACACGATACGGAGACCGTTCCTATGGAGGCCGCAGTTTTTTCTGTTGTTCCCGGCCCCATTGCTAACTGGGAGATTGTTGCCCCCTAG
- a CDS encoding MFS transporter: protein MNRQEKLVLSLAVLASFVAFLDGSVVNVALPAISEEIGGGLVLQQWVVDSYLITLGALILVAGSISDVFGRKRVMFYGLIGFALTSIGIGFSPTPEMIVIMRGLQGIAGAMLVPSSLALITSTFRDEAQGRAIGIWTALTSIAMLIGPLVGGLFVDGGSWRGIFFINVLPVTIALLVLARIRHKDVRIPNVRVDYLGAILCVVGLGGLVFALIESPRLGLYDPLIMMTGFVGIVASIGFIWRQRVARDPLMPLSLFKTRNFRWGNVATVLIYGALSLNGLVIVVYLQEVAGLSATQSGLTMIPLTILMIALSPRVGKLAGRFGPRIFMTVGPILSGIGMLFMLTIQPQFNYFTQLLPGVLFFGVGLSVTVSPLTSAILGSIDPARSGIASAVNNAISRIAGLLTIALVGVIVGGDITLEGLQRSLIFCAVLLFAGGTISWLGIRKPAVYA, encoded by the coding sequence ATGAACCGTCAAGAAAAGCTGGTGCTCTCGCTAGCCGTCCTCGCGTCTTTTGTGGCTTTTCTCGATGGCTCCGTGGTGAACGTGGCTCTACCCGCCATTAGCGAGGAGATCGGGGGAGGGCTAGTCCTACAGCAGTGGGTGGTGGACTCTTACCTGATTACCTTGGGAGCGCTCATCCTGGTTGCGGGTTCGATCAGTGACGTTTTTGGCCGTAAACGTGTGATGTTTTATGGGCTGATTGGGTTTGCGCTCACCTCGATCGGTATCGGGTTCTCTCCCACGCCCGAGATGATTGTGATTATGAGGGGGCTACAGGGAATCGCCGGTGCGATGCTTGTACCCAGTTCGCTCGCCCTCATCACCTCAACGTTTCGCGATGAGGCTCAGGGCCGTGCCATTGGCATCTGGACCGCACTCACCAGCATTGCCATGCTGATTGGCCCCCTGGTGGGAGGTCTTTTTGTAGACGGCGGATCTTGGAGGGGAATCTTCTTTATTAACGTTCTTCCCGTCACAATCGCCCTCTTGGTGCTTGCCCGCATTCGGCATAAGGACGTTCGTATTCCCAATGTTCGGGTGGATTACTTGGGCGCGATCCTGTGTGTGGTTGGTCTTGGAGGCCTTGTCTTTGCGCTCATTGAGAGCCCCCGCCTGGGCCTGTATGATCCTCTGATCATGATGACCGGATTCGTGGGAATTGTCGCGTCCATAGGCTTTATCTGGCGGCAGAGGGTAGCGCGAGATCCCCTGATGCCCCTGTCCCTTTTTAAGACTCGTAACTTCCGTTGGGGCAATGTGGCTACCGTGCTGATCTACGGCGCGCTGAGCCTGAACGGACTGGTCATTGTTGTTTATTTGCAGGAGGTGGCTGGCCTATCCGCCACCCAATCCGGGTTGACCATGATACCCCTTACAATCCTGATGATTGCTTTGAGTCCTCGGGTGGGAAAGCTTGCCGGTCGTTTTGGGCCCCGGATATTCATGACGGTAGGACCGATTCTCTCCGGTATTGGAATGCTGTTTATGCTCACGATTCAGCCCCAGTTTAACTATTTCACCCAGTTACTTCCCGGTGTTCTCTTCTTTGGGGTGGGTCTCTCGGTGACGGTCTCCCCACTCACCTCAGCGATCCTCGGCTCGATTGATCCCGCACGGTCTGGTATCGCCTCGGCGGTCAACAATGCTATTTCACGCATCGCGGGTCTGCTCACGATAGCCCTCGTTGGGGTTATTGTTGGCGGTGACATCACTCTCGAGGGGCTACAGCGAAGTCTGATCTTTTGCGCGGTGCTACTGTTTGCGGGAGGAACAATTTCGTGGCTGGGGATTCGTAAGCCTGCCGTGTATGCTTGA
- the gcvT gene encoding glycine cleavage system aminomethyltransferase GcvT: MSERLSPLHPIHEQAEATFTDFAGWQMPVRYTSDLAEHHAVREAAGIFDISHMAEITVSGADAAAFLDYALAGKLSATKVGQAKYSLLLSERGTVIDDLIVYRLSEDNYFVVANAGNRHAAVEALVTRAAQFSFVEVSDRSDEYVLVAVQGPRALTILQETSGLAPEESLDSLRYYWSTGATFNGRDVLIGRTGYTGEDGFEIYAHTDDAAALWNAVMAAGAQHGLVPAGLACRDTLRLEAGMPLYGHELSLNVFPVQAGLGRVVALSKEGDFVGREGTEAGPADNARVLVGLVSDGKRAARADYPVFTHAESARAIGVITSGALSPTLGYPIAMAYVDPQFTQPGTELSVDIRGKRLGFTVSTLPFYTREKK, translated from the coding sequence ATGTCCGAACGTCTGAGTCCGCTTCACCCCATCCATGAGCAAGCCGAGGCTACCTTTACTGATTTTGCCGGTTGGCAGATGCCGGTGCGCTATACGAGCGATCTTGCCGAGCACCACGCTGTGCGCGAAGCCGCCGGAATCTTTGATATATCCCACATGGCAGAGATCACCGTGTCGGGTGCGGATGCAGCCGCGTTTCTTGACTATGCGCTGGCCGGTAAACTCTCCGCAACAAAGGTTGGTCAGGCTAAATATTCCCTGCTATTAAGTGAGCGGGGTACGGTTATCGACGATCTCATTGTGTACAGACTTTCCGAAGATAACTACTTTGTGGTTGCCAACGCGGGTAACCGGCACGCCGCTGTTGAGGCGTTAGTAACGAGGGCCGCTCAGTTTTCTTTCGTCGAGGTGTCCGACCGAAGCGATGAATACGTTCTTGTTGCGGTTCAAGGCCCGCGTGCGCTCACCATCCTCCAAGAAACCAGCGGACTTGCACCCGAAGAGTCGCTCGACTCTCTCCGCTATTACTGGTCTACCGGGGCAACCTTTAACGGGCGCGACGTTCTTATCGGGCGCACGGGATACACGGGTGAAGACGGGTTTGAGATCTACGCTCATACGGACGACGCGGCTGCGCTGTGGAATGCGGTGATGGCAGCCGGTGCACAGCACGGGCTGGTTCCCGCCGGACTCGCCTGCCGGGATACCCTGCGTCTTGAAGCGGGGATGCCTCTCTACGGGCACGAGCTCTCGCTTAATGTTTTCCCCGTGCAGGCCGGCCTCGGGCGTGTGGTTGCGCTGTCCAAAGAAGGAGACTTTGTCGGGCGCGAGGGCACGGAAGCCGGCCCCGCCGACAACGCGAGGGTTCTGGTTGGTCTGGTGTCAGACGGGAAGCGGGCCGCCCGGGCAGATTACCCCGTCTTTACTCACGCTGAATCCGCACGGGCCATCGGCGTTATTACGAGTGGTGCTCTTTCGCCGACCCTCGGTTACCCCATTGCTATGGCCTATGTTGATCCGCAGTTTACTCAGCCGGGTACCGAGCTTTCTGTCGATATCCGGGGAAAACGACTGGGTTTTACTGTTTCCACCCTCCCCTTTTATACAAGAGAGAAGAAATAA
- the gcvH gene encoding glycine cleavage system protein GcvH translates to MTVPENFSYTSEHEWLLVEGDTVTIGITQYAADQLGDIVFIELPDVGSEVAAASIVGEIESTKSVGELIAPASGTVLEVNQAVTDSPELLNSDPYGAGWLIKVRVESAPQNLLDAASYSELIEG, encoded by the coding sequence GTGACTGTTCCAGAGAATTTTTCATACACCTCCGAGCATGAGTGGCTGCTGGTTGAGGGTGATACCGTCACAATCGGCATTACGCAGTATGCCGCTGACCAACTGGGAGATATCGTGTTTATCGAGCTTCCAGACGTTGGGTCGGAGGTGGCCGCAGCGAGCATTGTGGGTGAGATCGAGTCGACAAAGTCTGTTGGTGAACTCATCGCCCCGGCCAGTGGTACTGTGCTTGAGGTAAACCAGGCGGTGACGGACTCCCCGGAACTATTGAACAGCGACCCCTACGGTGCAGGCTGGCTTATCAAGGTTCGGGTAGAGTCAGCCCCACAAAACCTGCTGGATGCGGCATCCTATAGCGAACTTATCGAAGGATAG
- the gcvP gene encoding aminomethyl-transferring glycine dehydrogenase: MLSQRFIERHIGTNVDDQRTMLDALGYASITDLLDAAVPSAIRVKKPRSSEETPPSLRESALPLPATETEAIAELRELAARNTVRRSMIGLGYYNTITPAVIKRNVLENPSWYTAYTPYQPEISQGRLEALINFQTMIADLTGLDTANASMLDESTAVVEGMLLARRASKLKVSTFIVDAETLPQTKVLLNARAEPLGIMVLERDLARIAREKAWDELPEAFGIFIQYPSAHGQLWNPASVIKKVREAGGIAIVAADLLALALVAPPGELGADVAVGTSQRFGVPLGFGGPHAGYLAVRSGLERQMPGRLVGVSQDADGNPGYRLSLQAREQHIRREKATSNICTAQVLLAIMASMYAVYHGPNGIRDIARSVHSSAVKLADTLRAGGVEIEHAFFFDTLALRVADSEAVVRAALSRNINLYAADATRVLVSVDETTTEADIRSVALACGVAVSEPVDDLREDNLSVTLDDFAIPDDLRRASDYLGHEVFNSYHSETSMMRYLKRLADKDYALDRGMIPLGSCTMKLNAATEMESVSWPEFAGLHPFAPEDDVAGTLELIMQLERWLADVTGYDTVSLQPNAGSQGELAGLLAIRGYHRSRGEQNRTVCLIPSSAHGTNAASAVLAGMSVVVVACDEKGNIDLGDLQAKIDANADRLAALMITYPSTHGVYEGEVAAIIRAAHDAGAQVYVDGANLNALLGYARFGDFGGDVSHLNLHKTFSIPHGGGGPGIGPVAAKAHLAPFLPGHPMAQRTTHAMYNKAGGWEVVEHGGPPVAAAPYGSASILPISWAYVRMMGESGLVGATGAAVLAANYIATRLREYYPVLYTGDSGLVAHECILDLRPLKEATGITVEDVAKRLIDYGFHAPTMSFPVASTLMVEPTESENLAELDRFIDAMIAIRREAEAVGRGDFPPDDNPLRGAPHTAHALISGAWEHSYTREQAAYPVAGIVRNKYWPPVRRIDQAYGDRNLVCSCPSPEAFI; this comes from the coding sequence ATGCTGAGTCAACGATTTATTGAACGTCATATCGGTACAAATGTGGACGATCAGCGCACCATGCTTGACGCGCTGGGCTATGCCTCTATTACTGATCTGCTTGATGCGGCTGTGCCGTCAGCCATTCGGGTGAAAAAGCCTCGCTCAAGCGAGGAGACACCCCCTTCCCTGCGGGAGAGTGCCCTGCCGCTGCCCGCAACTGAGACGGAAGCAATCGCGGAGCTGCGGGAGCTTGCCGCGCGCAACACGGTGCGTCGTTCGATGATCGGATTGGGTTACTACAACACGATTACCCCGGCGGTTATTAAGCGCAACGTGTTAGAGAACCCCAGCTGGTACACCGCCTACACTCCTTACCAGCCCGAAATCTCACAGGGTCGCCTTGAGGCCCTCATCAACTTTCAAACGATGATTGCCGATCTCACAGGCCTAGACACCGCCAACGCTTCGATGCTGGACGAGTCCACCGCCGTGGTGGAGGGCATGCTCCTGGCACGTCGAGCCTCGAAGCTTAAAGTGTCAACCTTTATCGTGGATGCTGAAACGTTACCACAGACAAAAGTGCTGTTAAACGCGCGGGCTGAACCGCTGGGCATCATGGTTCTGGAACGTGACCTGGCTCGTATCGCGCGGGAGAAAGCGTGGGATGAGCTACCGGAAGCGTTTGGTATTTTTATTCAGTACCCCTCGGCCCATGGACAACTGTGGAACCCCGCATCCGTCATTAAGAAGGTGCGTGAGGCCGGCGGAATCGCTATTGTTGCGGCCGATCTTCTTGCTCTCGCTCTTGTTGCCCCTCCGGGTGAGTTGGGGGCAGATGTCGCCGTTGGTACCAGTCAGCGTTTTGGTGTTCCGTTGGGCTTTGGGGGGCCGCATGCCGGCTACCTAGCCGTGCGTTCCGGTCTGGAACGCCAGATGCCCGGGCGCCTGGTGGGGGTGAGTCAAGACGCCGATGGAAATCCCGGGTATCGTCTCAGTCTCCAGGCCCGTGAGCAGCACATTCGCCGAGAGAAAGCCACCTCGAACATTTGTACCGCCCAGGTTCTTTTGGCCATTATGGCCTCCATGTACGCGGTGTATCACGGTCCCAACGGCATCCGCGATATCGCTCGTTCGGTGCACAGTAGCGCGGTTAAACTGGCTGATACGCTCCGCGCCGGTGGTGTAGAGATTGAGCACGCTTTCTTCTTTGACACCCTTGCCCTGCGGGTTGCAGACTCCGAAGCCGTGGTGAGGGCAGCGCTGTCTCGTAATATCAATCTGTACGCGGCTGATGCGACGCGCGTGCTGGTTTCGGTAGACGAGACCACGACCGAAGCAGATATCAGATCCGTAGCGCTTGCCTGTGGCGTAGCGGTCTCGGAGCCTGTGGACGATCTTCGTGAGGACAACCTCTCTGTCACGCTTGACGATTTCGCGATACCAGACGACCTTCGACGCGCGTCAGATTATCTGGGCCACGAGGTTTTCAACAGTTATCACTCCGAGACCTCCATGATGCGCTATCTCAAGCGCCTAGCGGATAAAGACTACGCTCTTGACCGCGGCATGATTCCCCTGGGTTCCTGCACTATGAAGCTTAACGCGGCCACAGAGATGGAGTCCGTGAGCTGGCCAGAGTTTGCCGGTTTGCACCCCTTCGCGCCCGAAGACGATGTGGCGGGAACACTTGAACTTATTATGCAATTGGAGCGGTGGCTCGCCGATGTCACAGGGTACGACACCGTCTCGCTTCAACCCAACGCGGGAAGCCAGGGTGAGTTAGCAGGACTTTTGGCTATCCGCGGGTATCATCGTTCGCGGGGTGAGCAGAACCGTACGGTCTGTCTGATTCCCTCGAGCGCACACGGTACCAATGCAGCGTCGGCTGTGCTCGCGGGAATGTCAGTTGTGGTTGTTGCGTGTGATGAGAAGGGGAACATTGATCTTGGCGATCTGCAGGCCAAAATCGATGCCAATGCCGACCGCCTTGCTGCACTCATGATTACCTACCCCTCCACACACGGTGTTTACGAGGGTGAGGTAGCGGCTATCATCCGGGCTGCTCACGATGCGGGTGCTCAGGTTTACGTCGATGGTGCAAACTTGAATGCCCTGCTGGGGTACGCACGCTTTGGAGATTTTGGTGGGGACGTGTCGCATCTTAATCTGCATAAAACCTTTTCTATCCCACACGGCGGTGGAGGACCGGGAATCGGTCCTGTGGCTGCCAAGGCTCATCTGGCGCCATTCTTGCCGGGGCACCCAATGGCGCAGCGCACCACGCACGCCATGTATAACAAGGCTGGTGGCTGGGAAGTTGTCGAGCACGGCGGACCTCCGGTGGCGGCGGCGCCCTACGGCAGTGCAAGTATCCTACCTATATCGTGGGCCTACGTGCGTATGATGGGTGAGTCTGGGCTGGTGGGCGCGACGGGAGCTGCTGTGCTCGCCGCAAACTACATCGCAACTAGGTTGCGTGAGTATTATCCCGTGCTTTACACGGGAGATAGTGGCCTGGTGGCGCACGAGTGTATTTTGGACCTGCGTCCCCTCAAGGAGGCCACCGGCATCACCGTTGAGGATGTCGCAAAGCGTCTGATCGACTACGGCTTTCACGCCCCTACTATGTCGTTTCCCGTTGCGAGTACTCTGATGGTGGAGCCAACAGAGTCGGAGAATCTCGCAGAGTTAGACCGCTTTATCGATGCCATGATCGCTATTAGGCGAGAGGCCGAGGCCGTGGGCCGAGGTGATTTTCCACCCGACGATAACCCCCTGCGTGGTGCTCCTCACACCGCACATGCTCTGATCTCAGGGGCATGGGAGCACTCTTACACGCGTGAGCAGGCCGCCTATCCGGTCGCCGGGATTGTAAGGAATAAGTATTGGCCCCCCGTGCGACGTATTGATCAAGCCTACGGAGATCGTAATCTGGTGTGCTCCTGCCCGTCACCTGAGGCATTTATCTAA
- a CDS encoding universal stress protein translates to MRYVVGYTADERGRNAIDLAVAFARGQDATLTLVLVLPPAEPFQAVYPPESDYSTILIEQAEAWLTEAVAMVPAGITVTAEIRFSHSLAEGLMAAASDLHAALIIIGTGKGGLFNRSTVGKVAQSLLHASMVPVAIAPQGYTASREISRITFAVGNRGGGQAIRDVGITSANQRGIPLRVISLLALDTDDPVVRERAWAQANEARESALERLPAGSTVTAEIAQGETIEEAVTKIEWNNEEVVIVGSSRLAERNKLFLGSTANKMMRSLPVPMVVVPRDYVVSDDPGLSVADDTAENTRDPKESGN, encoded by the coding sequence ATGCGTTATGTGGTTGGATACACCGCGGATGAACGGGGCCGTAACGCGATTGATCTCGCTGTTGCTTTTGCCAGGGGACAGGACGCAACGCTCACTCTGGTGCTGGTTCTTCCCCCGGCAGAACCGTTTCAAGCGGTTTATCCTCCGGAGAGTGATTACAGCACCATTTTGATAGAGCAGGCTGAGGCCTGGTTGACCGAGGCCGTGGCAATGGTACCGGCGGGAATAACGGTTACCGCAGAAATTCGTTTCTCTCACTCGCTCGCAGAGGGGCTGATGGCCGCTGCCTCTGATCTGCACGCGGCCCTCATTATCATTGGGACGGGGAAGGGTGGCCTGTTTAACCGTTCAACGGTGGGCAAGGTCGCGCAGAGCCTTCTTCACGCCTCGATGGTTCCCGTGGCTATCGCACCTCAGGGGTACACGGCGTCCCGCGAAATTTCTCGAATTACCTTTGCTGTGGGAAACCGCGGCGGAGGGCAGGCGATTCGTGACGTGGGCATTACCTCCGCGAATCAGAGAGGAATACCACTTCGTGTCATATCTCTTCTTGCGCTGGATACCGATGACCCGGTTGTGCGTGAGCGTGCCTGGGCTCAGGCAAACGAAGCGCGCGAGAGCGCCCTGGAGCGTCTTCCCGCCGGATCAACGGTAACCGCGGAGATTGCTCAGGGCGAAACGATTGAGGAGGCCGTGACAAAAATCGAATGGAACAACGAGGAAGTCGTTATTGTGGGGTCTAGCCGACTTGCCGAGAGGAACAAGCTGTTCTTGGGAAGCACCGCCAACAAAATGATGCGCTCACTGCCTGTTCCCATGGTCGTGGTGCCCCGCGACTACGTTGTATCCGATGACCCTGGGCTGTCTGTCGCAGACGACACGGCGGAAAACACCAGGGACCCTAAAGAGAGTGGTAACTAA
- a CDS encoding APC family permease, with amino-acid sequence MANAVNIKVVEGSGISKKGLPKGAVGVLGALVIGLSCCAPAYTLTAAVGPAASEVGVQTPAIFLMGFIPMFLVALGYRALNDAMPDSGTSFTWATRAFGPWIGWMGGWGLIAATVLVLSNLAGIAVEFLFLALSLLFENPEIAALSDNVLINITVCITFMAVATWISYRGMASTKVFQYLTVSFQMAILLWFIIALFVGAADHKDSLPVDISWFNPLEVSSFGAFSAGIAVSIFVYWGWDTVLTMNEETKESRGRFSTASKAATILILLLVVLYVTTATAAVSFAGVGDGPTGLGNTAIAENVFAALANPVMGGGAIFLAIAVLLSSVASIQSTAISPARTLLAMSHYKALPPMLSRIHPRFKSPHYALITSSVVASAFYVIMRLLSEDVLWDTITSLGIMVCFYYGVTALASVAYFRKTAFATWKDAMAKVILPGIGGVLLFVTFIQTTIDSMDPNFGSGSEIGGVGLVFILGASVILTGVVYMVVQSLRRPEFFRGTILKRGYDLPEAEKENAHAHEPEYLKD; translated from the coding sequence GTGGCTAACGCGGTTAACATCAAAGTTGTTGAAGGTAGTGGCATTTCAAAGAAGGGTCTCCCCAAGGGAGCCGTTGGAGTATTGGGTGCCCTCGTTATCGGTCTCTCATGCTGTGCCCCGGCATACACTCTGACAGCCGCGGTTGGCCCCGCCGCCAGCGAGGTGGGTGTGCAGACCCCGGCAATCTTTTTGATGGGTTTTATTCCCATGTTTCTGGTTGCGCTCGGGTATCGTGCGCTTAACGATGCGATGCCCGACTCCGGTACCTCCTTCACCTGGGCAACCCGCGCCTTCGGACCCTGGATCGGATGGATGGGCGGGTGGGGCCTCATCGCGGCAACCGTGCTGGTGCTCTCTAACCTGGCGGGTATCGCCGTGGAATTTTTGTTTTTGGCACTGTCGCTACTGTTTGAAAACCCGGAGATAGCTGCGCTCAGCGACAACGTGTTGATAAACATCACCGTGTGTATTACCTTTATGGCCGTTGCCACCTGGATATCGTATCGCGGTATGGCCTCAACAAAGGTCTTTCAGTACCTCACGGTCTCGTTTCAGATGGCCATCCTGCTGTGGTTTATCATTGCGCTTTTTGTGGGTGCGGCCGACCACAAAGATTCGCTTCCGGTTGATATCTCGTGGTTTAACCCCCTTGAGGTGAGTAGCTTTGGGGCGTTCTCCGCGGGTATCGCGGTGTCCATCTTTGTGTACTGGGGATGGGACACCGTTCTCACCATGAACGAAGAAACCAAGGAGTCCCGGGGACGCTTCTCAACGGCAAGTAAAGCCGCAACAATTCTGATTCTTCTTCTGGTGGTGCTTTATGTCACCACGGCAACGGCTGCGGTCTCCTTTGCGGGGGTGGGCGACGGTCCGACCGGACTCGGTAACACAGCCATAGCGGAAAACGTCTTTGCGGCCCTGGCCAATCCGGTTATGGGTGGAGGCGCCATTTTCCTCGCCATTGCCGTTCTTCTCAGCTCGGTTGCGTCGATTCAATCCACCGCAATCTCGCCGGCCAGAACGCTTCTTGCCATGTCGCACTATAAGGCGCTTCCGCCCATGCTCTCACGCATTCACCCGCGCTTTAAATCTCCCCACTACGCGCTCATCACCTCGTCTGTCGTAGCCTCTGCGTTCTACGTGATCATGCGTCTTCTTAGTGAAGATGTTTTGTGGGACACGATAACCTCGTTGGGAATTATGGTGTGCTTTTACTACGGGGTAACTGCCCTCGCCAGCGTAGCCTATTTCCGTAAGACCGCTTTTGCCACCTGGAAAGACGCAATGGCCAAGGTCATCTTGCCGGGCATTGGAGGGGTCCTGCTCTTTGTGACCTTTATTCAAACCACGATTGACAGTATGGATCCCAACTTTGGTTCGGGCTCAGAGATTGGTGGTGTGGGCCTGGTGTTTATCCTGGGCGCGTCGGTCATTCTCACCGGCGTGGTGTATATGGTTGTGCAGTCTCTGCGTCGCCCGGAGTTCTTTCGCGGCACCATCCTCAAACGTGGCTATGATCTCCCTGAGGCGGAGAAGGAAAACGCACATGCTCACGAGCCGGAATATCTGAAAGATTAG